ATCACAGACGAGGTGGCACTGGGCAAAAAAGTGTGGGAGGACAATAACTGTGTGGGTTGCCACACCATACTGGGCGAAGGGGCCTATTTTGCCCCGGAGCTGGGCAATGTCTATACACGCTTTGGCAATAGCACTGAAGCGATCATCAGTTTTATTGAGAGCCGCCCGGCAGAGGGTATTCCCGGTCGTCGCAGCATGCCCCAGTTCAATCTAACACGGGAAGAGTTGGTGGGTATGGCGGAGT
This sequence is a window from Gammaproteobacteria bacterium. Protein-coding genes within it:
- a CDS encoding cytochrome c, which produces MSERFTKSMARNIYLGGGVFSLLLFFSLSYHTLGVLPERDNRHNITDEVALGKKVWEDNNCVGCHTILGEGAYFAPELGNVYTRFGNSTEAIISFIESRPAEGIPGRRSMPQFNLTREELVGMAEFLKWTSEIDTNDWPPNIEG